One Phycisphaerae bacterium RAS2 DNA window includes the following coding sequences:
- a CDS encoding Helix-turn-helix domain protein, translated as MEMQFNPDMLTLAREARGLSQTELAEDIGITQGKLSKYESGLLAVSREDLQDLCRVLNFPESFFRQPDRLTGCGSVCNFFRKRQSMGIRQLRKIQAETNLLRLQFKQLMYRAEIDSPLKLHRMDIADYDGGAEQIAQLVRASWNMPLGPIANLTEAVETVGGVVFQCDFGTNKVDAISNWSSGMPPLFFVNATAPADRKRYSLCHEIGHLIMHYVPTNNQEAEADRFASEFLMPAREIASELHDLTIPRLAALKQYWKVSMAALIRRAYDLEKISERSYRHLFTKLSALGYRKSEPSPLPEEKPRLVSDILQMYKSYHGYSNRELAALVHLTENEFVQRFKLDGASSGTTRPPLKLKMA; from the coding sequence ATGGAGATGCAGTTTAATCCTGACATGCTGACGCTTGCGCGGGAGGCGCGTGGCTTATCGCAAACAGAACTAGCCGAAGACATTGGAATTACGCAGGGCAAGCTCTCAAAGTATGAAAGCGGCTTGCTCGCCGTATCTCGCGAAGATTTGCAGGATTTGTGCCGCGTCTTGAATTTCCCAGAATCGTTTTTTCGCCAGCCCGACCGGCTGACAGGGTGTGGATCAGTTTGCAATTTTTTCCGCAAGCGCCAGAGCATGGGGATTCGGCAGCTACGCAAAATTCAGGCCGAAACAAATCTGCTCAGGCTGCAATTCAAGCAGTTAATGTACCGCGCAGAAATAGACTCTCCGCTAAAACTGCACAGGATGGATATTGCCGACTACGACGGCGGTGCAGAGCAGATTGCACAGCTTGTCCGAGCCAGTTGGAACATGCCGCTTGGTCCTATTGCAAATCTAACTGAGGCTGTCGAAACGGTTGGCGGTGTCGTATTCCAGTGTGATTTTGGAACCAATAAAGTTGATGCGATCAGCAACTGGTCGAGCGGCATGCCGCCGCTGTTCTTTGTCAATGCAACTGCTCCAGCGGATCGAAAACGATACAGCCTGTGTCACGAAATCGGCCACCTGATCATGCACTATGTTCCGACCAACAACCAAGAAGCTGAAGCCGATAGATTCGCGAGCGAGTTTTTGATGCCCGCACGCGAGATTGCATCCGAACTGCACGACTTAACCATTCCTCGGCTTGCGGCCCTGAAGCAATATTGGAAAGTGTCGATGGCGGCGCTGATCAGGCGGGCTTATGACTTGGAGAAGATTTCAGAGCGCAGCTATCGACATTTGTTTACGAAATTGAGCGCGCTCGGTTACAGAAAAAGCGAACCCTCTCCCCTTCCCGAGGAAAAGCCGAGGCTGGTTTCAGATATCTTGCAGATGTACAAGAGTTACCACGGATACAGCAATCGAGAATTGGCGGCACTCGTCCATTTGACAGAGAACGAGTTTGTCCAGCGGTTCAAATTAGATGGCGCATCCAGCGGGACTACGCGCCCCCCATTGAAGCTGAAAATGGCTTGA